The Pecten maximus chromosome 11, xPecMax1.1, whole genome shotgun sequence genome has a segment encoding these proteins:
- the LOC117337049 gene encoding uncharacterized protein C1orf109-like isoform X2, whose amino-acid sequence MSGQQKLQHADDNGEHKLLQQLQKSFKIVQKCLSAWCEVLTEIRPHLVMLNNLTEQFTSCHSTTNAQLAALTSQLPDVKDKLLHKLQQEVDAKLIIIQEKLCMLHGLCEKISKQCKYSADLYMKNCAMLDLTAVTTATTTRPSISDMLEWLQDTEQVFLQRYWARTYILDQFRLDNNTTHLSDNVIWNGNDKDIRKQFQEKLPYLSFFLEEKL is encoded by the exons ATGAGTGGTCAACAAAAACTACAGCATGCTGATGACAATGGAGAACATAAATTGCTGCAACAATTACAAAAGTCTTTCAAAATTGTCCAGAAGTGTTTGTCAGCCTGGTGTGAAGTCTTGACTGAGATTAGACCTCATCTAGTGATGCTGAACAATCTGACTGAGCAATTCACCTCCTGCCATAGTACAACAAACGCCCAACTGGCAGCTCTCACGTCACAGCTTCCAGATGTCAAAGATAAACTACTGCACAAACTGCAACAAGAAGTTGATGCTAAACTTATCATCATCCAGGAAAAGTT GTGTATGTTACATGGATTGTGTGAAAAGATATCGAAGCAGTGCAAATACTCTGCAGATCTGTATATGAAAAATTGTGCGATGCTGGACTTGACTGCTGTAACCACAGCCACTACAACAAGGCCATCAATATCGGACATGCTGGAGTGGCTTCAGGATACAGAACAGGTGTTTTTACAGAG GTACTGGGCACGGACGTATATCCTGGACCAGTTCAGGTTggacaacaacacaacacatctGTCTGACAATGTGATCTGGAATGGAAATGATAAAGACATCCGGAAACAGTTTCAAG AAAAGTTACCATACCTGTCATTTTTCTTGGAGGAAAAACTTTGA
- the LOC117337049 gene encoding uncharacterized protein C1orf109-like isoform X1 has protein sequence MSGQQKLQHADDNGEHKLLQQLQKSFKIVQKCLSAWCEVLTEIRPHLVMLNNLTEQFTSCHSTTNAQLAALTSQLPDVKDKLLHKLQQEVDAKLIIIQEKLCMLHGLCEKISKQCKYSADLYMKNCAMLDLTAVTTATTTRPSISDMLEWLQDTEQVFLQRYWARTYILDQFRLDNNTTHLSDNVIWNGNDKDIRKQFQGKYSGNQEKLPYLSFFLEEKL, from the exons ATGAGTGGTCAACAAAAACTACAGCATGCTGATGACAATGGAGAACATAAATTGCTGCAACAATTACAAAAGTCTTTCAAAATTGTCCAGAAGTGTTTGTCAGCCTGGTGTGAAGTCTTGACTGAGATTAGACCTCATCTAGTGATGCTGAACAATCTGACTGAGCAATTCACCTCCTGCCATAGTACAACAAACGCCCAACTGGCAGCTCTCACGTCACAGCTTCCAGATGTCAAAGATAAACTACTGCACAAACTGCAACAAGAAGTTGATGCTAAACTTATCATCATCCAGGAAAAGTT GTGTATGTTACATGGATTGTGTGAAAAGATATCGAAGCAGTGCAAATACTCTGCAGATCTGTATATGAAAAATTGTGCGATGCTGGACTTGACTGCTGTAACCACAGCCACTACAACAAGGCCATCAATATCGGACATGCTGGAGTGGCTTCAGGATACAGAACAGGTGTTTTTACAGAG GTACTGGGCACGGACGTATATCCTGGACCAGTTCAGGTTggacaacaacacaacacatctGTCTGACAATGTGATCTGGAATGGAAATGATAAAGACATCCGGAAACAGTTTCAAGGTAAATACAGTGGCAACCAAG AAAAGTTACCATACCTGTCATTTTTCTTGGAGGAAAAACTTTGA